The Musa acuminata AAA Group cultivar baxijiao chromosome BXJ1-8, Cavendish_Baxijiao_AAA, whole genome shotgun sequence genomic sequence cttagtgtcgatCCCGTTCCTGACACAACATTCATTCCCCAATTGGGAGGTAGCATTGAAaataatattatgtttattaaaatatgataaattcaaataATAGTCTCTTATGAAGACAATATTTCTTCCACCAAGTAATGATGCATGTTTGAGATTTATTTTGGAAATATACATGTCAACATGACGTCAGCACTTATCTTGTGAAAATTAGGAAACGTATCATTTAGATATAtttaaaattgtgtatattttTCGTATAAATTCTCCGAAAAATGTTTagtaaaaaaaattgtaaaaaattaggaaacaTTTCTCTTAAGGTTTAACGAAAGAAAGTTCAATAAAAGACCCAAAAGAAATTTGGGAGCATATCTCTTTTCTCATAGTATAAGCTGACTTCCGCATGCCTATTTAAGCTCTTCCGGTTCTTCTCCTCCAAACAGAGGAAACAGCGTATCTAAACCTTGGAGTATTGCAAGGAGCTTCTCCGAGCTGCAGCCATGGCGGAACAGATCGAGGACTTGAAGGTGAGAGCGGAGAGCTCAAAGCTCGTCAAGCCTTTGTACCAAGGCGAACCACCTTGCGCCGATCTCTGCATTCCGCTGAGTGTCTTCGATAAGATCACTTACAACCTCCACGTGGAACTTATCTACGCCTTCCGGCCGCCGACGCCATCGAACTCGGACATCGAGAAGGGCCTCGCCACGGCGCTCTCCGAGTACCGTGAGTGGGCTGGCCGGCTGCGCGAGGATGCCCAGGGTGAGCTCGTCATCCTCCTCAATGACGCCGGGATACTGTTCGTCGAGGCGACCTCGGACGACGTGCTCGGCCGGGACGTCCTCGAGCCGTCGCGGGCCTTGCACCGGCTGCATCCGTTGGTCAACGGCGTGGAGGAGCTGTTGCAGGTGCAGCTGACGAGGTTCGCGTGTGGAACCCTGGTGGTGGGCTTCACGTCGCATCACATGGTCGCGGATGGCCACTCCATGAGCAGGTTCATCGTGGCATGGGGCCTCGCCACACGGGGCCTCCCGATGGATCCCCTTCCCTTGCACGGCCGCGGCGCCTTCTTCATCCCCCGCAACCCACCTCGCGTCGAGTTCGAGCACCGTGGGGTGGAGTTCACGGCCAAGAACGCGTCCGACACCGAGGAGGACGTCCCTCTGACGGCCGACCTAGTGGTCCACAAGGCGCACTTTAGCAGAGAATTCCTGGAGAGTCTCAAGGCCAAGGCCTCTCTCGGGGCCGACCGGCGCTACACCACGTTCGAGAGCTTGATGGCGCACTTATGGCGAGTCGTGAACGTAGCCCGTGGGCTGGACGAGCACATCCCCAGCACCGTCCACATCTCCGTCAACGGCCGCGCGAGGCtgaggccccccgtgccggacgaATACTTCGGCAACCTGGTGGTGTGGGCGTGTCCCCGCGCGAAGGTTGGGGAGCTCGTCAACAGGCCACTGCAGTCCATCGCGGAGGTCGTCCGCGAGGGAATCGCGAAGATGGACGACAGATATTTCAGATCGTTGATAGATTTTGCGAGCTCGAAGGAGGTG encodes the following:
- the LOC103994369 gene encoding agmatine hydroxycinnamoyltransferase 1-like, with product MAEQIEDLKVRAESSKLVKPLYQGEPPCADLCIPLSVFDKITYNLHVELIYAFRPPTPSNSDIEKGLATALSEYREWAGRLREDAQGELVILLNDAGILFVEATSDDVLGRDVLEPSRALHRLHPLVNGVEELLQVQLTRFACGTLVVGFTSHHMVADGHSMSRFIVAWGLATRGLPMDPLPLHGRGAFFIPRNPPRVEFEHRGVEFTAKNASDTEEDVPLTADLVVHKAHFSREFLESLKAKASLGADRRYTTFESLMAHLWRVVNVARGLDEHIPSTVHISVNGRARLRPPVPDEYFGNLVVWACPRAKVGELVNRPLQSIAEVVREGIAKMDDRYFRSLIDFASSKEVTEGLKGTIEAKEAAFCPNFEVNSWVRFPFWDLDFGSGKPFLFMPSFYAVEGMIFLVESPTGDGSIDVYVTLFSHNLDSFKQLCCLLD